The proteins below are encoded in one region of Streptomyces cyanogenus:
- a CDS encoding MFS transporter, with the protein MSAAAEAPSPETGRTITTNIPARLDRLPWSRWHWTIVIGLGTVWILDGLEVTVVGNIAGRLSEPGSGLSISSGQITGIAAALYVAGACLGALFWGRLTDRFGRKHLFMITLAVYLAATALTAVSWEAWWFFLFRFLTGFGIGGEYAAINSAIDELIPADYRGRVDLVINGSFWLGAVGGSLLSIVALDTDLLAANVGWRLTFALGAVLALVILLVRRHVPESPRWLLIHGRDREAEEIVSGIERRVEAERGERLPEPEGELEIHQRKNVTFLEIARTVFGRYRKRAVLGFSLFIGQAFLYNAITFGFGAILTKFFDVPADHTGYYFAVIAVGNFCGPLLLGKLFDTVGRRVMISSTYLLSGLLLFATAWLFDRGSLGAGTLTACWCAVLFFASAGASSAYLTVSEIFPMETRAMSIAFFYALGTAAGGISGPLLFADLTGTGRVGDTVLAFCIGATLMCAAGLVAAALAVRAERRSLEDIARPLTAVAGRTRAAAQGARSSRGTRGSRGTEGRGPTAPPAASRP; encoded by the coding sequence ATGAGCGCAGCAGCCGAAGCGCCGTCACCGGAGACCGGCCGGACCATCACCACGAACATCCCCGCCCGACTCGACCGTCTGCCGTGGTCCCGCTGGCACTGGACGATCGTGATCGGTCTGGGCACCGTGTGGATCCTCGACGGCCTGGAGGTCACGGTCGTCGGCAACATCGCCGGCCGGCTGTCGGAGCCCGGCAGCGGACTGTCCATCTCCTCCGGGCAGATCACCGGCATCGCCGCCGCCCTGTACGTGGCGGGCGCCTGCCTGGGTGCGCTGTTCTGGGGGCGGCTGACCGACCGCTTCGGCCGGAAGCACCTCTTCATGATCACGCTGGCGGTGTATCTCGCGGCGACGGCGCTGACGGCGGTCTCCTGGGAGGCCTGGTGGTTCTTCCTGTTCCGCTTCCTGACCGGTTTCGGCATCGGCGGCGAGTACGCGGCGATCAACTCCGCGATCGACGAGCTGATCCCGGCGGACTACCGGGGCCGGGTCGACCTGGTCATCAACGGCAGCTTCTGGCTCGGCGCGGTCGGCGGTTCGCTGCTGTCGATCGTCGCCCTCGACACCGACCTGCTGGCCGCGAACGTCGGCTGGCGCCTGACCTTCGCGCTGGGCGCCGTCCTGGCCCTGGTCATCCTGCTGGTACGACGGCACGTCCCGGAGAGCCCGCGCTGGCTGCTGATCCACGGCAGGGACCGGGAGGCGGAGGAGATCGTCTCGGGCATCGAGCGCCGGGTGGAGGCGGAGAGGGGCGAGCGGCTCCCGGAGCCCGAGGGTGAGCTGGAGATCCACCAGCGCAAGAACGTGACCTTCCTGGAGATCGCCCGCACGGTCTTCGGCCGCTACCGCAAGCGGGCGGTGCTGGGTTTCTCCCTCTTCATCGGCCAGGCGTTCCTGTACAACGCGATCACCTTCGGCTTCGGCGCCATCCTGACGAAGTTCTTCGACGTGCCCGCCGACCACACCGGCTACTACTTCGCGGTGATCGCGGTGGGCAACTTCTGCGGCCCGCTGCTGCTGGGCAAGCTGTTCGACACGGTCGGCCGCCGCGTGATGATCTCCTCGACCTATCTGCTCTCCGGCCTGCTGCTGTTCGCCACGGCGTGGCTGTTCGACCGGGGTTCGCTCGGCGCGGGCACGCTGACGGCCTGCTGGTGCGCGGTGCTGTTCTTCGCCTCGGCGGGCGCCTCCAGCGCCTACCTCACGGTGTCGGAGATCTTCCCGATGGAGACGCGGGCGATGTCGATCGCCTTCTTCTACGCCCTCGGCACCGCGGCCGGCGGCATCAGCGGCCCCCTGCTCTTCGCCGACCTCACGGGCACCGGCCGGGTCGGCGACACGGTCCTGGCCTTCTGCATCGGCGCCACGCTGATGTGCGCGGCCGGTCTGGTCGCGGCGGCCCTGGCGGTACGGGCCGAGCGCCGCTCCCTGGAGGACATCGCCCGCCCGCTGACGGCGGTGGCGGGCCGGACCAGGGCGGCGGCGCAGGGGGCGCGGTCGTCCCGGGGGACGCGCGGTTCGCGCGGTACCGAGGGGCGCGGTCCGACGGCACCGCCGGCGGCGAGCAGGCCGTGA
- a CDS encoding DUF445 domain-containing protein — translation MEPTETGTPGRVASYKTMTAFTPADEERRRGVRRMKLTATGMLLFVAVVYVLAKTAGHAGAGAWTDYLAAAAEAGMVGALADWFAVTALFRHPLGLPIPHTAIIPTKKDQLGVSLGEFVGENFLSEDVVRQRLRAVGIGSRLGAWLAEPEHADRVTAELATALRGALTVLRDSDVQAVVGEAITRRAEAQEIAPGLGKTLERIVADGGHRRVVDLVVARAHDWLVLHRDDVMVAVEGGAPGWTPRFVDRKVGERVYKELLRFVTEMRDMPSHPARGALDRFLTDFASDLQSDTETRVRVERLKGEVLGRGEVQDLIASVWTAVRSMIVAAAEDERSELRTRVRAALLSLGSRMATEPKVQNKVDSWVEGAAVHVVTTYRAEITSLITDTVAGWDAEHTTRKIEAHIGRDLQFIRINGTVVGSLAGLVIYAVSRGLGA, via the coding sequence ATGGAACCTACCGAGACGGGAACACCGGGGCGGGTCGCGTCGTACAAGACGATGACGGCGTTCACCCCGGCCGACGAGGAGCGCCGGCGCGGAGTGCGCCGGATGAAGCTCACGGCGACGGGCATGCTGCTGTTCGTCGCGGTGGTCTACGTCCTGGCGAAGACGGCCGGGCACGCGGGCGCCGGGGCCTGGACGGACTATCTGGCGGCGGCGGCCGAGGCGGGCATGGTGGGCGCGCTCGCCGACTGGTTCGCGGTCACGGCGCTCTTCCGGCATCCGCTGGGGCTGCCCATTCCGCACACCGCGATCATCCCCACCAAGAAGGACCAGCTGGGTGTCTCGCTCGGTGAGTTCGTCGGGGAGAACTTCCTCTCCGAGGACGTCGTGCGGCAGCGGCTGCGCGCGGTCGGTATCGGCAGCAGGCTCGGGGCCTGGCTTGCGGAGCCGGAGCACGCGGACCGGGTCACGGCGGAACTGGCCACCGCCCTGCGCGGGGCGCTGACCGTGCTGCGCGACTCGGACGTGCAGGCGGTCGTCGGCGAGGCGATCACCCGGCGGGCCGAGGCGCAGGAGATCGCGCCGGGGCTCGGCAAGACGCTGGAGAGGATCGTCGCCGACGGCGGGCACCGGCGGGTGGTGGACCTGGTGGTGGCCCGCGCGCACGACTGGCTGGTGCTGCACCGGGACGACGTGATGGTGGCCGTGGAGGGCGGTGCGCCGGGCTGGACCCCGCGGTTCGTGGACCGGAAGGTCGGCGAGCGGGTCTACAAGGAGCTGCTGCGGTTCGTCACCGAGATGCGGGACATGCCCTCGCACCCGGCGCGTGGCGCCCTGGACCGCTTCCTCACCGACTTCGCCTCCGACCTGCAGTCCGACACCGAGACCCGGGTGCGGGTGGAGCGGCTGAAGGGCGAGGTGCTGGGCCGTGGCGAGGTGCAGGACCTGATCGCGTCGGTGTGGACGGCCGTACGGTCGATGATCGTGGCGGCCGCCGAGGACGAGCGCAGCGAGCTGCGGACGCGGGTGCGGGCCGCGCTGCTGTCCCTGGGGTCGCGGATGGCGACCGAGCCGAAGGTGCAGAACAAGGTCGACTCCTGGGTGGAGGGTGCGGCGGTGCACGTGGTGACGACGTACCGCGCGGAGATCACCTCGCTGATCACGGACACGGTGGCCGGCTGGGACGCCGAGCACACCACCCGGAAGATCGAGGCGCACATCGGCCGTGACCTGCAGTTCATCCGGATCAACGGCACGGTGGTGGGATCCCTGGCGGGTCTGGTGATCTACGCGGTGTCGCGTGGGCTGGGGGCCTGA
- a CDS encoding SGNH/GDSL hydrolase family protein produces MAKRHGYAVLGALIALVIALSAGIYVTVAADDGTPRSTLGDNRPHRDSHAAPASTGTWVGAWATAPVAGEPGTETAGLAGRSVRNVVHTSTGGTSARVTLSNLYGQSPLAVTHASLALSSGDGTAAADAETMRRLTFDGSTGVVIPAGGQAVSDAVRITVPNGADVLVTTYSPTPSGPVTYHPHARQVSYLATGDRTEDATGTPYTEQTPYWRYVTALDLLSNEAAGTVVAFGDSITDGITSTTGTNRRWPDILSGRLRSALEDGQQLPRYSVVNEGISGNQVLADGLGRPAENQSGLGRFGRDALSRTNVKVVVVDLGVNDILRNPRLADPDRILTGLRTLVRQAHARGLKVVGATLMPFQGHRGYTPAREAVRQQVNAQIRAGGVYDAVVDFDKALRDPYDPRRLRPEYDSGDHLHPSDLGYRTMGEVFDLRTLRGAGQAEL; encoded by the coding sequence GTGGCCAAGCGTCATGGTTATGCCGTGCTCGGTGCGCTGATCGCCCTGGTCATCGCACTGTCCGCCGGCATCTACGTCACCGTCGCGGCCGATGACGGCACCCCCCGCAGCACCCTCGGCGACAACCGCCCGCACCGCGACTCGCACGCCGCCCCCGCCTCCACCGGCACCTGGGTCGGCGCCTGGGCCACCGCCCCCGTCGCCGGCGAACCCGGCACCGAGACCGCCGGCCTGGCGGGCCGCTCGGTCCGCAACGTCGTACACACCAGCACCGGCGGTACGAGTGCCCGGGTCACGCTGTCCAATCTCTACGGCCAGTCCCCCCTCGCCGTCACCCACGCGTCCCTCGCCCTCTCCAGCGGCGACGGCACCGCGGCCGCCGACGCGGAAACGATGCGGCGCCTCACCTTCGACGGCAGCACCGGCGTCGTCATACCCGCCGGCGGACAGGCCGTCAGCGACGCCGTCCGCATCACCGTCCCGAACGGCGCCGACGTCCTGGTCACCACCTACTCCCCCACCCCCTCCGGACCGGTCACCTACCACCCGCACGCCCGCCAGGTGTCGTACCTCGCCACCGGCGACCGCACCGAGGACGCGACCGGCACCCCGTACACCGAACAGACCCCGTACTGGCGCTACGTGACGGCCCTCGACCTGCTCAGCAACGAGGCCGCCGGCACCGTCGTCGCCTTCGGCGACTCCATCACCGACGGCATCACCTCCACCACCGGCACCAACCGCCGCTGGCCCGACATCCTCTCCGGCCGGCTGCGCAGCGCCCTGGAGGACGGGCAGCAACTGCCGCGCTACAGCGTCGTCAACGAGGGCATCAGCGGCAACCAGGTCCTCGCCGACGGCCTCGGCCGGCCCGCCGAGAACCAGAGCGGCCTCGGCCGCTTCGGCCGCGACGCGCTCTCCCGGACCAACGTCAAGGTCGTCGTCGTCGACCTCGGCGTCAACGACATCCTGCGCAACCCCCGCCTCGCCGACCCCGACCGCATCCTCACCGGACTGCGCACCCTGGTCCGCCAGGCCCACGCCCGCGGCCTGAAGGTCGTCGGCGCCACCCTGATGCCCTTCCAGGGCCACCGGGGCTACACCCCGGCCCGGGAGGCGGTACGGCAGCAGGTCAACGCCCAGATCCGGGCCGGCGGCGTGTACGACGCGGTCGTCGACTTCGACAAGGCCCTCCGGGACCCCTACGACCCGCGCCGGCTGCGCCCCGAGTACGACTCCGGCGACCACCTGCACCCCAGCGACCTGGGCTACCGCACCATGGGCGAGGTGTTCGACCTGCGCACGCTGCGGGGCGCGGGGCAGGCGGAGCTCTAG
- the rdgB gene encoding RdgB/HAM1 family non-canonical purine NTP pyrophosphatase, which translates to MTRLILATRNAGKITELRAILADAGLPHELVGADAYPDVPDVKETGVTFAENALLKAHALAQATGLPAVADDSGLCVDVLNGAPGIFSARWAGRHGDDRANLELLLAQLSDIAEEHRGAHFACAAALALPDGTERVVEGRLRGTLRHAPAGTNGFGYDPILQPEGETRTCAQLTPEEKNAISHRGKAFRALVPVVRELLG; encoded by the coding sequence ATGACCCGCCTGATCCTCGCCACCCGCAACGCCGGAAAGATCACCGAGCTGAGGGCCATCCTGGCCGACGCCGGACTCCCCCACGAGCTCGTCGGAGCGGACGCCTACCCCGACGTTCCCGACGTCAAGGAGACCGGTGTCACCTTCGCCGAGAACGCCCTGCTCAAGGCCCACGCGCTCGCCCAGGCCACCGGGCTCCCCGCCGTCGCCGACGACTCCGGCCTCTGCGTGGACGTCCTGAACGGCGCCCCCGGCATCTTCTCCGCCCGCTGGGCCGGCCGGCACGGCGACGACCGGGCCAACCTGGAGCTGCTGCTGGCCCAGCTGTCCGACATCGCCGAGGAACACCGCGGCGCCCACTTCGCCTGCGCGGCGGCCCTGGCCCTCCCGGACGGCACGGAACGGGTGGTCGAGGGCCGGCTGCGCGGCACCCTCCGGCACGCCCCCGCCGGCACGAACGGCTTCGGCTACGACCCGATCCTCCAGCCGGAGGGCGAGACCCGGACGTGCGCGCAGCTGACCCCCGAGGAGAAGAACGCGATCAGCCACCGGGGGAAGGCGTTCCGGGCGCTGGTGCCGGTGGTGCGGGAGTTGCTGGGCTGA
- a CDS encoding HNH endonuclease signature motif containing protein, which yields MSSGAPQYTRERLAQAAAQCSNLDEVIAFFGTRPYGHLRGYLVKRFAHFGIDISHFSPTGRQARPAPEELRAVVDVSASVAEVLRRLGRANNGGQRTMLGKWIAEDGLDTAHFLGQAHQRGKPGTNAKRPEAVLVRHEGGHRIATERLRRALREVGVPERCARCGVGPEWRGKPMTLEIDHVDGDWRDNRRENLRLLCPNCHAITSTWCRGGGRRRATPGTMAGG from the coding sequence ATGAGCAGCGGAGCGCCGCAGTACACACGCGAGCGGTTGGCCCAGGCAGCCGCGCAGTGCTCGAACCTGGACGAGGTCATCGCCTTCTTCGGCACCCGGCCGTACGGCCACCTGCGGGGATACCTCGTGAAGCGATTCGCCCACTTCGGCATCGACATCTCGCACTTCTCACCCACCGGCAGGCAGGCGCGACCCGCGCCGGAGGAGCTGCGGGCGGTGGTCGATGTGTCGGCATCCGTCGCCGAGGTCCTTCGCCGCCTCGGTCGTGCGAACAACGGCGGCCAACGCACGATGCTCGGCAAGTGGATCGCCGAAGACGGTCTCGACACCGCGCACTTTCTCGGCCAGGCACATCAGCGAGGGAAGCCGGGTACGAATGCCAAGCGGCCGGAAGCCGTCCTGGTGCGGCACGAAGGCGGACACCGGATCGCGACCGAACGCCTCCGGCGGGCGCTCCGCGAAGTGGGCGTTCCCGAGCGGTGCGCGAGGTGTGGGGTCGGCCCCGAGTGGCGCGGCAAGCCGATGACGCTGGAGATCGACCACGTCGACGGCGACTGGCGCGACAACAGGCGGGAGAACCTGCGGCTGCTGTGCCCCAACTGCCATGCGATCACGAGTACCTGGTGCAGGGGCGGCGGAAGGCGGCGAGCAACTCCCGGTACGATGGCAGGCGGCTAG
- a CDS encoding HNH endonuclease signature motif containing protein, producing the protein MGASPYTRERLEAAARGARTLSEALERLGVDPRSSRRDYIRRRMKKLGVDTSHFAPEGVKWTREVLEPVVAVSTSTNEVVRRLGLDSVGGHQANIARRIKAYGIDTSHFTPAVRTERMRHNQRRRTPEEILVENTSADAPRIPSQRLKRAMRELGLEERCALCGTEPLWLGERLPLEVDHADGNWRNNRVENLRFLCPNCHSTTDTYRGRGKSRARAGAV; encoded by the coding sequence ATGGGGGCCAGCCCATACACGAGGGAACGGCTGGAGGCGGCGGCTCGCGGGGCGAGGACGTTGTCGGAGGCGCTGGAGAGGCTGGGGGTGGATCCGCGGAGTTCGAGGCGGGACTACATCAGGCGGCGGATGAAGAAGCTCGGGGTCGACACGTCGCACTTCGCGCCGGAGGGGGTGAAGTGGACGCGCGAGGTTCTCGAGCCGGTTGTCGCGGTTTCCACGAGCACCAATGAGGTCGTGCGTCGGCTCGGGCTCGACTCCGTGGGCGGTCACCAGGCCAACATTGCCCGGCGGATCAAGGCGTACGGCATCGACACCTCCCACTTCACGCCTGCCGTCCGAACCGAGCGGATGCGGCACAACCAGCGCCGGCGAACGCCCGAGGAGATCCTTGTCGAGAACACGTCGGCGGATGCCCCACGCATCCCGAGCCAGCGACTCAAACGGGCCATGCGCGAGCTGGGCTTGGAGGAGCGCTGTGCCCTGTGCGGTACCGAGCCGCTCTGGCTCGGCGAGCGACTCCCACTCGAAGTCGACCACGCCGACGGCAACTGGCGGAACAACCGCGTAGAGAACCTCCGGTTCCTCTGCCCCAACTGCCACTCGACCACCGACACGTACCGAGGGCGCGGCAAGAGCCGTGCCCGGGCGGGTGCCGTATGA
- the bcp gene encoding thioredoxin-dependent thiol peroxidase, which yields MSERLQPGDVAPAFTLPDADGTEVSLSDHKGRKVIVYFYPAALTPGCTKQACDFTDNLDLLAGAGYDVIGISPDAPEKLAKFREKESLKVTLLADPDKKVTEAYGAYGEKKNYGKTYLGVIRSTIVVDEEGKVERALYNVRATGHVAKIIKDLGI from the coding sequence ATGAGCGAGCGACTCCAGCCGGGGGACGTGGCCCCCGCCTTCACCCTCCCCGACGCCGACGGCACCGAGGTGTCCCTCTCGGACCACAAGGGCCGCAAGGTCATCGTCTACTTCTACCCCGCCGCCCTGACCCCCGGCTGCACCAAGCAGGCCTGCGACTTCACGGACAACCTGGACCTCCTGGCCGGCGCCGGCTACGACGTCATCGGCATCTCCCCCGACGCCCCGGAGAAGCTGGCGAAGTTCCGCGAGAAGGAGTCCCTGAAGGTCACCCTGCTGGCCGACCCCGACAAGAAGGTCACCGAGGCCTACGGCGCGTACGGCGAGAAGAAGAACTACGGCAAGACCTACCTGGGCGTCATCCGCTCCACGATCGTCGTGGACGAGGAGGGCAAGGTGGAACGGGCCCTGTACAACGTCCGCGCCACCGGCCACGTGGCCAAGATCATCAAGGATCTGGGCATCTGA
- a CDS encoding DUF3618 domain-containing protein: protein MADTSDTRTPAQIEADIRRRREVLAETLDEIGVRVHPKTIVGDAKAKVIANVDHTVGRAYVQVNRAVSEVRARFVDEDGAPRLERVVPVALVVVGVVGLLALGARRRRD, encoded by the coding sequence GTGGCGGACACGTCGGACACCAGAACCCCGGCGCAGATCGAGGCGGACATCAGGCGCCGCCGTGAAGTGCTGGCCGAGACGCTCGACGAGATCGGGGTGCGGGTGCATCCGAAGACCATCGTCGGCGATGCCAAGGCCAAGGTGATCGCCAACGTCGATCACACGGTCGGCCGGGCGTATGTGCAGGTCAACCGGGCTGTCAGCGAGGTGCGGGCCCGGTTCGTGGATGAGGACGGGGCGCCTCGCCTGGAGCGGGTCGTGCCCGTCGCGCTGGTCGTCGTGGGGGTCGTGGGGCTGCTCGCCCTCGGGGCCCGGCGGCGCAGGGACTGA
- a CDS encoding GroES family chaperonin — protein sequence MSAKRNEHSTPHHDKLPIRMLHDRVLVRQETGEGERRSGGGILIPATAAVGRRLAWAEVVAVGQNVRTVEPGDRVLFDPEDRAEVEVRGVAYVLMRERDLHAVAADRFEGSEDSTGLYL from the coding sequence GTGAGCGCCAAGAGAAACGAGCACAGCACTCCCCACCACGACAAGCTCCCCATCCGGATGCTGCACGACCGGGTTCTCGTGCGGCAGGAGACCGGTGAGGGCGAGCGGCGGTCGGGGGGCGGCATTCTGATTCCCGCCACCGCGGCGGTGGGGCGGCGGCTGGCCTGGGCCGAGGTCGTCGCCGTCGGTCAGAACGTACGGACGGTGGAGCCCGGCGACCGCGTCCTGTTCGACCCGGAGGACCGGGCGGAGGTCGAGGTGCGGGGCGTGGCGTATGTGCTGATGCGCGAGCGTGACCTGCATGCCGTCGCCGCGGACCGGTTCGAGGGGTCGGAGGACTCCACGGGCCTGTACCTCTAG
- a CDS encoding transglycosylase domain-containing protein → MLRRVTPPKGPKAGEAGGAEQAPETTQVLRRIGAPRAGADSDSDSRTPRPTVPRPAGQNRETGAGAGAAVSSPAAARAARAARAAGTAGTAAGAAGAAAAAQAAAGRTAAAAAGAGAQAAKGAAPAAGAAAAAPGAPSTEAKTTALAAADGDTPGGTGNGNGKAKAKKGKRPKRTGWRRILPTWRMVLGTFVIGVLLLVGLFFLGYSLVKIPPANAFATKQSNVYLYADGSQLARDGEVNRENVSLAQVSKDAQHAVLAAEDRDFYTESAVDPKAMLRAAWNTATGKGKQSGSTITQQYVKNYYLAQEQTVTRKAKEFFISIKLDQNKSKDEILEGYLNTSYFGRNAYGIQAAAQAYYGMDAADLDPARAAYLAALVNAPSEYDVVAHPENKKAAVARWNYVLNGMVTKDWLSESERAGMKFPMPKEQTISTGMSGQRGYLVEAVKHYLTTNNIIDSDHLAAGGYRITTTIQKKRQDAFVKAVDDQLMSKLDKKNRKADTYVRAGGASVDPKTGKVVAMYGGIDYVKQYTNGATRGDFQVGSTFKPFVFTSAVQNGSTTQDGRTITPNTVYDGTNQRPVQGWSGGAYAPENEDQRSYGPITVRKATDLSVNSVYAQMAVDVGPAKVKQTAIDLGVPSDTPDLQPYPSIALGTATASVLDMAEAYATLANHGKHGTYTLVEKITKEGTEEVRLPDQPAEQAVSREAADTTTAVLQSVVQSGTATAAQNAGRPAAGKTGTAESDTAAWFAGYTPDLATVVSVMGQDPVTAKHQPLYGALGQARMNGGGPPTEIWAQYTRDALKGKPASDFDLQLEQGADQIQEPPASSTAQPGTDGGRTDGGATATPTDGGATATPTPGGTTGTPTHGGTTTDGGATTGGDTTTGGGATTGGDTTGGDTTGGGATTGGGTTGGGTTTGGGTPGGGTTGGDNSGTDAGTGGFPGT, encoded by the coding sequence GTGCTTCGGCGGGTCACCCCGCCGAAGGGGCCGAAGGCCGGTGAGGCGGGCGGTGCCGAGCAGGCGCCCGAGACCACGCAGGTGCTCCGGCGGATCGGCGCGCCCCGCGCCGGCGCGGACTCGGACTCCGACAGCCGTACCCCTCGCCCCACCGTTCCCCGCCCCGCCGGCCAGAACCGCGAGACTGGTGCTGGTGCTGGTGCCGCCGTCTCCTCCCCGGCCGCCGCCCGTGCCGCCCGCGCCGCACGCGCTGCCGGTACCGCCGGTACCGCCGCCGGAGCCGCCGGTGCCGCGGCCGCCGCCCAGGCCGCCGCCGGACGCACCGCCGCTGCCGCCGCGGGCGCCGGTGCCCAGGCCGCCAAGGGCGCCGCGCCCGCAGCCGGTGCTGCCGCCGCCGCGCCCGGCGCCCCCTCCACCGAGGCGAAGACCACCGCTCTTGCCGCCGCTGACGGTGACACGCCCGGAGGCACCGGCAACGGCAACGGCAAGGCCAAGGCCAAGAAGGGCAAGCGGCCCAAGCGGACCGGATGGCGGCGGATACTGCCCACGTGGCGCATGGTGCTCGGCACCTTCGTCATCGGCGTACTGCTGCTCGTCGGACTGTTCTTCCTCGGCTACTCCCTCGTGAAGATCCCGCCGGCCAACGCCTTCGCGACCAAGCAGAGCAACGTCTACCTTTACGCCGACGGCTCCCAGCTCGCCCGCGACGGCGAGGTCAACCGCGAGAACGTCAGCCTCGCCCAGGTCTCCAAGGACGCCCAGCACGCCGTACTGGCCGCGGAGGACCGCGACTTCTACACCGAGTCGGCCGTCGACCCGAAGGCCATGCTCCGCGCCGCGTGGAACACCGCGACCGGCAAGGGCAAGCAGTCCGGCTCGACAATCACCCAGCAGTACGTGAAGAACTACTACCTGGCCCAGGAACAGACGGTCACCCGCAAGGCCAAGGAGTTCTTCATCTCGATCAAGCTCGACCAGAACAAGTCCAAGGACGAGATCCTGGAGGGCTACCTCAACACCAGCTACTTCGGCCGCAACGCCTACGGCATCCAGGCCGCCGCCCAGGCCTACTACGGCATGGACGCCGCCGACCTCGACCCGGCCCGCGCCGCCTACCTCGCCGCGCTCGTCAACGCGCCGAGCGAGTACGACGTCGTGGCCCACCCCGAGAACAAGAAGGCCGCCGTCGCCCGCTGGAACTACGTCCTCAACGGCATGGTCACCAAGGACTGGCTGAGCGAGTCCGAGCGCGCCGGCATGAAGTTCCCCATGCCGAAGGAGCAGACGATCTCCACCGGCATGTCCGGCCAGCGCGGCTACCTCGTGGAGGCGGTCAAGCACTATCTGACCACCAACAACATCATCGACTCCGACCACCTCGCGGCCGGCGGCTACCGCATCACCACCACCATCCAGAAGAAGCGGCAGGACGCCTTCGTCAAGGCGGTCGACGACCAGCTGATGTCCAAGCTGGACAAGAAGAACCGCAAGGCCGACACCTACGTCCGGGCCGGCGGCGCCTCCGTCGACCCCAAGACGGGCAAGGTCGTCGCGATGTACGGCGGCATCGACTACGTGAAGCAGTACACCAACGGCGCCACCCGCGGTGACTTCCAGGTCGGCTCCACGTTCAAGCCGTTCGTGTTCACCTCCGCCGTGCAGAACGGGTCCACCACCCAGGACGGCCGCACCATCACCCCGAACACGGTCTACGACGGCACCAACCAGCGCCCCGTCCAGGGCTGGAGCGGCGGCGCCTACGCCCCCGAGAACGAGGACCAGCGGTCGTACGGCCCGATCACCGTCCGCAAGGCCACCGACCTGTCGGTGAACTCGGTGTACGCGCAGATGGCCGTCGACGTCGGCCCCGCCAAGGTCAAGCAGACCGCGATCGACCTCGGCGTCCCCTCCGACACCCCGGACCTCCAGCCGTACCCGTCCATCGCCCTCGGCACCGCCACCGCCAGCGTCCTGGACATGGCCGAGGCCTACGCCACCCTCGCCAACCACGGCAAGCACGGCACGTACACGCTGGTCGAGAAGATCACCAAGGAGGGCACCGAGGAGGTCAGGCTGCCCGACCAGCCGGCCGAGCAGGCCGTCAGCCGGGAGGCCGCCGACACCACCACCGCCGTCCTGCAGAGCGTGGTGCAGAGCGGTACCGCCACCGCCGCACAGAACGCGGGCCGCCCCGCGGCCGGCAAGACCGGTACCGCCGAGAGCGACACCGCCGCCTGGTTCGCCGGCTACACCCCCGACCTGGCCACCGTGGTCTCCGTCATGGGCCAGGACCCGGTGACGGCCAAGCACCAGCCGCTGTACGGGGCCCTCGGCCAGGCCCGGATGAACGGTGGCGGCCCGCCCACCGAGATCTGGGCGCAGTACACCCGCGACGCGCTGAAGGGCAAGCCGGCCAGCGACTTCGACCTCCAGCTCGAACAGGGCGCCGACCAGATCCAGGAGCCGCCCGCCAGCAGCACCGCCCAGCCCGGCACCGACGGCGGCCGGACCGACGGCGGCGCGACCGCCACCCCGACCGACGGCGGCGCGACGGCCACCCCCACCCCCGGCGGCACCACCGGCACCCCGACCCACGGCGGCACCACCACCGACGGGGGCGCCACCACCGGCGGTGACACGACCACGGGCGGCGGCGCGACCACCGGCGGCGACACCACCGGCGGCGACACGACCGGCGGAGGCGCGACCACCGGCGGCGGCACGACCGGGGGCGGTACGACCACCGGCGGCGGCACCCCGGGCGGCGGCACGACAGGGGGCGACAACTCCGGTACCGACGCGGGCACCGGAGGCTTCCCCGGCACCTGA